From a region of the Parachlamydiales bacterium genome:
- a CDS encoding glutamate-5-semialdehyde dehydrogenase has protein sequence MSKKTTLNAVAETAKKASLPLASASTKQKNDAIKALGSLLKKHSKAILEANLSDIHSAKAKGLDESMIDRLSLQGNRLEGIIHDLNHIIELPDPVGECFDRNTIGSLQILKCRTPIGVLGVIYESRPNVTIDIAALAIKSGNCALLRGGSETLLTNTVLVKIIQEALTKAKLPKTAVQMIPGIDREQVKKMLRLHGYIDLIIPRGGAALHQFCRDNSSIPVITGGIGICHLFVDESAHLDSSLPVISNAKVQRPTVCNALDTLLVHESIAAKFIPQVIKALGQQGVSFRLDDLSWKIIARGHTKKGCIKAGPEDWDTEWLSLVLGIKVVKNLEEAIDHIHTHSSGHSDGILTENPHNASHFIKVINSAAVYINASTRFTDGGQLGLGAEVAISTQKLHARGPMGLKELTTYKWIIKGNYTSRQ, from the coding sequence TGGCAGAAACAGCAAAGAAAGCGAGTTTGCCTTTAGCAAGCGCTAGCACCAAACAGAAGAATGATGCAATCAAAGCATTAGGCAGTTTGTTGAAAAAGCATTCCAAAGCAATTCTGGAAGCTAATTTAAGCGATATCCACTCTGCAAAGGCGAAGGGTTTAGATGAGAGTATGATCGACCGTCTATCCCTACAAGGCAACCGTTTAGAAGGAATCATCCACGATTTAAATCATATTATAGAGCTGCCTGATCCGGTAGGGGAATGCTTCGACAGAAATACCATTGGCAGCCTGCAAATCCTAAAATGCAGGACACCTATCGGTGTACTAGGAGTCATCTATGAGTCGAGACCTAATGTCACTATCGATATTGCTGCCCTAGCCATCAAATCAGGCAACTGTGCCCTGCTGCGCGGAGGTTCAGAGACATTACTAACAAATACAGTACTGGTAAAAATCATTCAAGAAGCCTTGACAAAAGCTAAACTCCCCAAAACTGCAGTCCAAATGATTCCTGGAATTGACCGTGAGCAAGTGAAGAAAATGCTACGCCTGCACGGCTACATAGATCTGATCATTCCACGGGGAGGAGCAGCCCTGCATCAATTTTGCCGCGACAACAGCTCTATCCCTGTTATCACAGGAGGAATCGGGATTTGCCATCTTTTTGTCGATGAATCGGCACATCTAGACAGCTCCCTCCCGGTGATTTCAAATGCAAAAGTACAGCGCCCCACAGTATGTAATGCGCTGGATACACTGCTGGTACATGAAAGTATAGCGGCAAAGTTTATTCCCCAGGTGATAAAAGCTTTAGGTCAACAAGGTGTAAGCTTTCGCCTAGACGACTTAAGTTGGAAAATCATAGCCCGAGGCCATACCAAAAAAGGATGCATCAAAGCAGGACCTGAAGATTGGGATACTGAGTGGCTGAGCTTAGTTTTAGGAATCAAAGTTGTAAAAAATTTGGAAGAAGCGATTGATCATATCCATACTCATAGCTCCGGACACAGCGATGGTATCCTGACAGAAAACCCTCATAATGCATCCCATTTCATCAAAGTCATCAATTCCGCTGCCGTTTACATTAATGCCTCTACACGATTTACCGATGGCGGACAATTAGGGCTGGGAGCAGAGGTCGCCATCAGCACACAAAAGCTGCATGCACGCGGACCGATGGGATTAAAAGAATTAACCACGTATAAGTGGATTATTAAAGGAAACTATACCTCTAGGCAATAA